A single genomic interval of Chitinophaga sp. 180180018-3 harbors:
- a CDS encoding prephenate dehydratase, with protein sequence MKIAIQGFEGSFHQVAAQGYFGKQTEVECCASFAELVKKVKQQPDVDAGIMAIENSIAGSILPNYTLIKNSGLHITGELYLQINQHLMVLPGQTLEDIREVHSHPMALLQCMDFLEKYPHIKLVETEDTALSAKHVRQKKLKSTAAIAGKLAAEIFELDIIAPNIHTVKNNYTRFLAVSRTPVAAPEDANKASVYFQTSHDRGCLAKVLTKIADAGINLSKLQSFPIPAKEWNYYFHADMEFDNTAHFEKALAKIEPLTEHLKVLGIYKKGKTH encoded by the coding sequence ATGAAAATCGCCATTCAGGGGTTTGAAGGATCTTTCCACCAGGTAGCCGCACAGGGATATTTCGGTAAACAAACCGAAGTAGAATGCTGCGCATCCTTCGCAGAGCTGGTTAAAAAGGTGAAACAACAACCCGATGTGGACGCAGGTATTATGGCCATAGAGAACTCCATCGCCGGCAGCATCTTACCTAACTACACCCTTATCAAAAATTCCGGCCTGCATATCACCGGAGAGCTCTACCTCCAGATCAATCAACACCTGATGGTATTACCAGGGCAAACACTCGAAGATATCCGCGAAGTACATTCCCATCCGATGGCACTGCTCCAATGCATGGATTTCCTCGAGAAATACCCGCATATCAAGCTGGTAGAAACGGAAGATACCGCCCTCAGCGCTAAACATGTGAGACAAAAAAAGCTGAAAAGTACAGCTGCTATCGCCGGTAAGCTCGCTGCTGAAATATTTGAGCTCGATATCATCGCTCCTAATATCCATACCGTAAAAAATAATTATACCCGCTTCCTGGCTGTTTCGCGCACGCCCGTGGCTGCTCCCGAAGATGCTAACAAAGCTTCGGTTTATTTTCAAACCAGCCATGACAGAGGTTGCCTGGCTAAAGTGCTGACTAAAATCGCCGATGCCGGTATAAATCTCTCTAAACTACAGTCTTTTCCCATCCCAGCGAAAGAATGGAATTATTACTTCCACGCTGATATGGAATTTGACAACACCGCGCACTTTGAAAAAGCGCTCGCGAAAATTGAACCGCTGACAGAACACCTGAAAGTGCTGGGTATTTATAAAAAAGGAAAAACACATTAA
- a CDS encoding sigma-70 family RNA polymerase sigma factor — protein sequence MKQNQDITRDRELLLGLAKGDDKSLEIIYSENFPVVLRMILQHNGSEDDAKDIFQEAIIVLYEKVQKDDFTLSSRLKTFLYSVCRHLWLKKVQRTYGLYALTPELEEVVPASEELAEHEARDQEFRVMEGAMKNIGQPCQTILEDYYLHKKSMQEIAEKFGYTNAENAKNQKYKCLMRLKKLFFDQYKSPL from the coding sequence GTGAAGCAAAATCAAGACATAACAAGAGATAGGGAATTACTGCTGGGACTGGCAAAGGGAGACGATAAATCATTGGAAATCATCTATTCAGAGAATTTTCCGGTGGTATTGAGGATGATCCTGCAGCACAACGGGTCTGAAGATGACGCCAAAGACATTTTCCAGGAGGCTATTATAGTCTTATATGAAAAGGTACAGAAAGATGATTTTACTTTAAGCAGCCGGCTGAAAACTTTTCTTTATTCTGTTTGCCGCCATTTATGGCTGAAAAAAGTACAGCGTACCTACGGACTATATGCCTTAACACCTGAACTGGAAGAAGTTGTTCCTGCATCTGAGGAGTTAGCCGAGCATGAGGCGCGGGACCAGGAGTTCAGGGTGATGGAAGGAGCGATGAAGAACATTGGTCAACCCTGCCAGACAATACTGGAAGATTATTACCTGCATAAGAAATCCATGCAGGAAATAGCTGAAAAGTTTGGCTACACCAATGCAGAGAATGCCAAGAACCAGAAGTACAAGTGTCTGATGCGTTTGAAGAAGTTATTTTTTGATCAGTACAAATCACCACTTTAA
- a CDS encoding serine protease: protein MKEDMMLIRDIERYLEGEMNEQEKTAFDDLRRNNPLINKQVEEHQAFLQHLDNFGNRKALQAKLDHIHQQLDMPVLRKQAVEENMAAKRLTIRRRTITNLAAAACIALVTSLSTIAIIQNVARNKSTAQYEDVRRVLNNIQRSQNALINDINSKKKAPTNPGTYGGTGFAVSGNGYIVTNYHVVAGADSVYVQNNKGEAFKAVSIFEDISSDLAVLKVADSTFKGQPLPYALKPQSVKLGEEVFTMGYPRDEIVYGKGYISAKTGFNGDTTAYQVSIPVNPGNSGAPLLDSKGDIVGIVTGKQTTSDGIAFAVKSAHLRHLLDEMPKDKQIKKEPAHKSHLDGLNRVDQIKKLEEFVYMVKVYN, encoded by the coding sequence ATGAAAGAAGATATGATGTTAATACGTGATATTGAGCGTTACCTGGAAGGAGAAATGAACGAACAGGAGAAAACTGCTTTCGATGATTTACGCCGTAATAATCCATTGATAAACAAGCAAGTAGAAGAGCATCAGGCTTTTCTCCAACACCTGGATAACTTTGGAAACCGGAAGGCACTTCAGGCAAAGCTGGATCATATTCACCAGCAACTGGATATGCCGGTGCTGCGTAAACAGGCAGTGGAAGAAAATATGGCCGCGAAAAGGCTTACTATCCGTCGCCGTACCATCACCAACCTGGCAGCTGCGGCCTGCATCGCTTTAGTGACTTCCCTGTCAACTATTGCGATCATACAAAATGTAGCGAGGAATAAATCCACTGCACAGTATGAAGACGTAAGACGGGTGCTGAACAACATTCAGCGTTCCCAGAATGCGCTCATCAATGATATCAACAGCAAGAAGAAAGCTCCGACCAATCCGGGCACTTATGGAGGAACAGGCTTCGCAGTATCCGGCAACGGTTATATTGTGACCAACTATCATGTAGTAGCCGGTGCGGATTCTGTCTATGTACAAAATAATAAAGGAGAAGCCTTCAAAGCTGTCAGCATATTTGAAGATATTTCCAGCGACCTGGCGGTATTAAAGGTGGCTGATTCTACCTTTAAAGGCCAGCCGCTTCCCTACGCACTTAAACCACAGAGTGTGAAGCTGGGTGAAGAAGTTTTCACAATGGGATATCCCCGCGATGAAATCGTTTACGGCAAAGGATATATCAGTGCCAAAACCGGCTTCAATGGTGATACTACCGCCTACCAGGTATCTATACCTGTAAATCCGGGCAACAGCGGTGCCCCGCTGCTAGATAGTAAAGGGGATATTGTGGGTATAGTAACCGGCAAGCAGACTACTTCAGATGGTATTGCCTTTGCGGTGAAATCTGCCCACCTCAGACATCTGCTGGATGAAATGCCGAAAGATAAACAGATCAAAAAAGAACCAGCCCATAAAAGCCATCTCGATGGTCTGAATCGGGTTGACCAGATCAAGAAACTGGAAGAGTTTGTGTATATGGTGAAAGTGTATAACTGA
- a CDS encoding carboxypeptidase-like regulatory domain-containing protein, with product MKALIRFIALGCIFSMAFGSLAQAQVIVTGMISDSNNLVLPYATINNTTNGKKSLSDQGGFYRISASRGDHIIFSFVGYRSDTITVTQTTGTQTTNIILEAAGKFLKGVEITSQYSPYQIDSIERRNQYGYLLDLPNKPLAGGNTPQGAGIVFSPITRFSKKERQKRQFKENYVKMEQEKFIDSRFTPLLVSRVTGLKGDALQLFMRDNYPDYNTMRSLANNDLIYWITDKYKAWKQNGH from the coding sequence ATGAAGGCTCTTATACGTTTTATAGCACTGGGCTGTATTTTCAGTATGGCATTTGGTTCCCTGGCACAGGCACAGGTAATAGTTACCGGTATGATCTCCGATAGTAACAACCTGGTGCTTCCCTATGCCACCATCAATAATACCACTAACGGGAAAAAATCGCTGTCGGATCAGGGCGGTTTCTACAGGATATCCGCCTCCCGGGGAGATCATATCATATTTTCTTTCGTAGGATATAGATCAGATACTATCACCGTTACCCAGACTACCGGTACCCAAACTACTAACATAATACTGGAAGCGGCCGGCAAGTTCCTGAAAGGAGTGGAGATCACTTCTCAGTATTCGCCCTACCAGATCGATTCTATCGAACGCCGCAATCAATACGGTTATCTGCTTGATTTGCCGAATAAGCCGCTCGCCGGAGGCAATACTCCTCAGGGCGCTGGCATCGTATTCAGTCCCATCACCCGTTTTTCAAAAAAAGAGCGTCAGAAACGCCAGTTCAAGGAAAATTATGTAAAGATGGAGCAGGAGAAGTTCATTGATTCCCGTTTTACGCCGCTGCTGGTAAGCAGAGTAACCGGCCTCAAAGGCGATGCACTCCAACTCTTTATGCGCGATAATTACCCGGATTACAATACCATGCGTTCCCTCGCCAACAACGATCTGATCTACTGGATCACCGACAAATACAAGGCGTGGAAGCAAAACGGCCACTAG
- a CDS encoding aldose 1-epimerase has protein sequence MKFGIHSFKEAGFDIVALQDLETGTQVEIIPAFGALLHAFKVKQNGETLNLIDSYKDLSDLESNLRSSFKSVKLSPYACRMKDGKYTWEGKSYSIQKTLAPGNAIHGLLYDVPFTVTAQQANDQEASVTLSHLFKQTDDAGYPFAYECVATFSLLPGNELKISTTLVNQSNSTIPVMDGWHPYFSTGTPVDELELKFASKEIVEFDEKLLPTGKVLPYTNFVTGKNLAGVELDNSFVLDQQQQQPQASIFDPKKNIRIAFYPENSYPILQIYIPPHRTSIAVENLSGAPDAFNNGLGLVKLAAGESKTFSTRYKITL, from the coding sequence ATGAAATTTGGTATCCATTCTTTTAAAGAAGCAGGATTTGATATCGTAGCACTACAGGACCTGGAAACCGGTACACAGGTGGAGATCATACCTGCATTTGGTGCGTTACTCCATGCTTTTAAGGTGAAACAAAACGGGGAAACCCTCAATCTGATCGACAGTTATAAAGATCTGTCTGATCTGGAATCCAATCTGCGCAGCAGCTTCAAAAGTGTGAAGCTGAGCCCGTACGCCTGCCGTATGAAAGATGGAAAATACACCTGGGAAGGAAAATCCTATAGTATCCAGAAAACACTGGCGCCCGGAAATGCGATTCACGGCCTCCTGTACGATGTGCCATTTACGGTAACTGCGCAACAGGCCAACGATCAGGAAGCATCTGTTACCCTTTCCCATCTTTTTAAACAAACAGATGATGCAGGGTATCCATTCGCTTATGAGTGTGTGGCCACTTTCTCGCTGTTGCCGGGCAATGAGCTGAAGATCAGCACCACATTGGTAAACCAGAGCAACAGCACCATTCCTGTAATGGACGGATGGCACCCTTACTTCAGCACCGGTACACCCGTGGATGAGCTGGAGCTGAAATTTGCCTCCAAAGAAATAGTTGAGTTCGATGAAAAATTACTGCCAACCGGTAAAGTGTTGCCTTATACAAACTTCGTAACTGGTAAGAACCTGGCGGGAGTGGAGCTGGATAACTCTTTTGTATTGGATCAGCAACAACAACAACCGCAGGCTTCCATCTTTGATCCGAAGAAAAATATCCGGATTGCATTCTACCCGGAAAACAGCTATCCGATTCTTCAGATCTATATTCCGCCTCATCGCACCAGCATCGCTGTGGAAAACCTCAGCGGGGCTCCCGATGCCTTCAACAATGGCCTGGGACTGGTAAAACTGGCTGCCGGAGAAAGTAAAACATTCAGTACCCGCTATAAAATTACTTTGTAG
- the xylA gene encoding xylose isomerase, with amino-acid sequence MSITLGNMEYFKGIGKIQFEGPQSDNPLAYKWYDENRIIAGKPMKDLFRFAVSYWHTFCGTGGDPFGPGTRKFPWLTAPDAVQSAKDKMDAAFEFITKMGLPYYCFHDVDLVDEGANVAEYESRMQQIVAYAKQKQQASGVKLLWGTANVFSNPRYMNGAATNPDFAVLAYAGAQVKNSLDATIALGGENYVFWGGREGYMTLLNTNMKREQEHLARFLTMARDYARGKGFKGTFFIEPKPCEPTKHQYDYDAATVIGFLRHYGLDKDFKLNLEVNHATLAGHTFQHELQVAADAGMLGSIDANRGDAQNGWDTDQFPTNLNDLIESMLIILEVGGFAGGGVNFDAKTRRNSTDLEDIFHAHIGGIDTFARAAIVAEKVLTSSPYKKFRHDRYVSFDSGKGQEFEAGKLTLEDLRNFAAANGEPALISGKQEWLENLINANI; translated from the coding sequence ATGAGTATTACATTAGGAAACATGGAGTATTTTAAAGGGATTGGCAAAATACAGTTTGAAGGCCCCCAATCGGATAACCCGCTTGCGTATAAATGGTACGATGAAAACCGCATCATCGCAGGTAAACCGATGAAAGACCTTTTCCGTTTTGCCGTATCCTACTGGCATACCTTCTGTGGCACCGGCGGAGATCCTTTCGGTCCTGGTACCAGGAAGTTCCCCTGGCTGACAGCCCCCGATGCCGTTCAGAGTGCTAAAGACAAGATGGACGCTGCGTTTGAGTTCATTACCAAAATGGGCCTTCCATACTACTGCTTCCATGATGTGGACCTGGTAGATGAAGGCGCCAACGTAGCTGAATACGAAAGCCGCATGCAGCAGATCGTAGCCTATGCAAAACAGAAGCAGCAGGCGAGTGGAGTAAAGCTGCTGTGGGGCACTGCAAATGTGTTCAGCAATCCGCGTTATATGAACGGAGCTGCTACCAACCCCGACTTTGCGGTACTGGCTTATGCCGGCGCTCAGGTGAAAAATTCACTGGATGCCACCATTGCGCTGGGTGGCGAAAACTATGTATTCTGGGGCGGCCGCGAAGGCTACATGACATTGCTGAATACCAATATGAAGCGCGAACAGGAACACTTGGCCCGCTTCCTCACTATGGCCCGCGATTATGCACGTGGTAAAGGCTTTAAAGGCACGTTCTTTATCGAGCCCAAGCCCTGCGAACCTACCAAACACCAGTACGATTACGATGCCGCTACCGTAATAGGTTTCCTTCGTCACTACGGACTGGACAAAGATTTTAAACTGAACCTGGAAGTCAACCACGCTACCCTCGCCGGGCACACCTTCCAGCATGAGCTGCAGGTGGCTGCCGACGCAGGTATGCTGGGCAGCATCGACGCTAACCGCGGAGATGCCCAAAACGGATGGGATACCGACCAGTTCCCCACCAATCTCAACGATCTGATAGAAAGTATGCTCATCATACTCGAAGTGGGCGGCTTCGCCGGAGGTGGCGTTAACTTCGATGCCAAAACACGCCGTAACTCCACTGATCTGGAAGATATCTTCCATGCTCACATCGGTGGTATCGACACCTTCGCCAGAGCAGCTATCGTGGCTGAAAAAGTGCTGACATCTTCTCCCTATAAAAAATTCCGCCACGATCGCTACGTGTCTTTCGACAGTGGCAAGGGACAGGAATTCGAAGCCGGCAAACTAACGTTGGAAGACCTCCGTAATTTCGCCGCCGCAAACGGAGAACCCGCCCTCATCAGCGGCAAACAGGAGTGGCTGGAGAATCTGATCAATGCCAACATTTAA
- a CDS encoding FGGY family carbohydrate kinase, whose protein sequence is MYFIGYDIGSSSVKAALLNADTGVCAATAISPEKEMAIETPRPDWAEQQPENWWQEVINATRILLQKFPVSPEQVNGIGIAYQMHGLVCVDKQQQVLRPAIIWCDSRAVGIGNTAFKSLGEEYSLSHLLNSPGNFTASKLRWVQENEPHIYEQIHKVMLPGDFIAMKLTGEACTTISGLSEGTFWDFQAAAISRELLNYYKIDENLLSAVVPTFGQQGQLTSAAAAALKLRPGIPVTYRAGDQPNNAFSLNVLQPGEAATTAGTSGVVYAVHDKNSFDKQSRVNTFVHVNNDQAHTRNGVLMCLNGTGIANSWLKNFAGDVSYPEMNSLAQQAAIGADNLQVFPFGNGAERVLGNKQTGATLSGLDFNRHNRTHVMRAVQEGIVFGLNYGLDIMAGMDLNIHRVRAGHANMFLSPLFREAFANTANVVIELYNTDGAQGAARGAAAGAGYLSGADVFRGMECLSVIEPDPALQPQYREAYQHWLSKLRTLMQ, encoded by the coding sequence ATGTATTTTATTGGCTACGATATTGGATCCTCATCCGTCAAAGCAGCCCTGCTGAACGCAGACACCGGTGTTTGCGCTGCTACAGCGATCTCCCCCGAAAAAGAGATGGCTATTGAAACACCTCGTCCTGATTGGGCCGAACAGCAACCGGAAAACTGGTGGCAGGAAGTGATCAACGCCACCCGCATATTACTGCAGAAATTTCCGGTTAGTCCGGAACAGGTGAATGGCATTGGCATTGCCTACCAGATGCATGGACTGGTTTGTGTAGATAAACAGCAACAGGTATTGCGCCCTGCTATTATCTGGTGCGACAGCCGCGCTGTAGGCATCGGCAACACCGCTTTCAAATCCCTGGGCGAAGAATACAGCCTCTCGCATCTTCTGAATTCGCCTGGTAACTTCACCGCCTCAAAGCTGCGCTGGGTGCAGGAGAATGAACCGCATATCTACGAACAGATTCACAAAGTGATGCTCCCCGGCGATTTCATCGCCATGAAGCTGACCGGCGAAGCATGTACCACTATTTCCGGGCTTTCTGAAGGAACCTTCTGGGATTTTCAGGCAGCGGCAATATCCCGGGAACTACTGAATTACTATAAAATAGATGAAAACCTGCTGTCGGCAGTGGTGCCCACTTTCGGCCAGCAGGGCCAGCTCACTTCCGCCGCTGCAGCGGCGTTGAAACTGCGCCCGGGCATTCCGGTTACCTACCGTGCCGGCGATCAGCCCAACAACGCCTTTTCACTGAATGTACTGCAGCCGGGAGAAGCAGCCACTACTGCGGGGACCTCCGGCGTGGTGTATGCCGTGCACGATAAAAACAGCTTCGACAAACAAAGCCGCGTCAATACATTCGTACACGTGAATAACGATCAGGCACATACGAGAAATGGCGTGCTGATGTGCCTGAACGGCACCGGTATTGCCAACAGCTGGCTGAAGAACTTTGCTGGCGACGTCAGCTACCCTGAAATGAACAGCCTGGCGCAACAGGCAGCTATCGGTGCAGATAACCTGCAGGTGTTTCCATTCGGGAACGGCGCTGAGCGTGTACTGGGCAATAAACAAACAGGCGCCACGCTTTCCGGCCTCGATTTCAACCGGCATAACCGCACTCACGTGATGCGTGCAGTGCAGGAAGGGATCGTATTCGGGCTCAATTACGGCCTCGATATCATGGCAGGAATGGATCTGAATATTCACCGGGTAAGAGCCGGACATGCCAATATGTTCCTCAGCCCGCTCTTCAGAGAAGCTTTTGCCAACACCGCCAATGTAGTGATAGAATTATACAATACCGATGGGGCCCAGGGCGCCGCCAGGGGTGCTGCCGCCGGCGCCGGCTACCTCAGCGGGGCCGATGTTTTCCGCGGTATGGAATGCCTGTCGGTAATAGAACCGGATCCCGCGCTGCAACCGCAATACCGGGAAGCGTATCAGCATTGGCTCAGCAAATTGCGTACATTGATGCAATAA